The following coding sequences are from one Capsicum annuum cultivar UCD-10X-F1 chromosome 3, UCD10Xv1.1, whole genome shotgun sequence window:
- the LOC107863241 gene encoding BAHD acyltransferase DCR produces the protein MTKEEVAVTNVKILKKNNVKPQKPIGKQECQLVTFDLPYLAFYYNQKLMIYKGVENFDETVEKLKDGLALVLEDFYQLAGKLGKDDEGVFKVEYDDDMDGMEVIVAEAQGIEIADFTDEEGTSKFQDLIPYNKILNLEGLHRPLLAVQLTKLKDGLSMGLAFNHAVLDGTSTWHFMTSWAQVCSGATAIAVPPFLDRTKARNTRVKLNLSKPSDAPEHAKSATNGDVSASVDPPLRERVFKFSESAIDQIKSKVNANPPEGSLTQFSTFQSLSAHVWLAVTRARELKPEDYTVYTVFADCRKRVDPPMPESYFGNLIQAIFTVTAAGLLMAHPIEFAAGMIQQAIVKHDARAIEERNKEWESNPKIFQYKDAGVNCVAVGSSPRFKVYEVDFGWGKPEIVRSGSNNRFDGMVYLYPEKNGGKGIDVEISLEANAMERLEKDREFLMEA, from the exons ATGACAAAGGAGGAAGTTGCCGTTACAaatgtgaaaatcttgaaaaaaaacaATGTGAAGCCTCAAAAACCAATAGGGAAACAAGAATGTCAATTGGTTACATTTGATCTACCTTACTTAGCTTTTTATTACAACCAAAAGTTGATGATTTACAAAGGTGTTGAAAACTTTGACGAAACGGTGGAAAAGTTGAAAGATGGTCTGGCTTTGGTGTTGGAAGATTTCTATCAACTTGCTGGTAAATTGGGAAAAGATGACGAGGGAGTTTTTAAAGTGGAGTATGATGATGACATGGATGGTATGGAGGTGATTGTGGCTGAAGCACAAGGGATTGAAATAGCTGATTTTACTGATGAAGAAGGCACTTCCAAATTCCAAGACTTGATTCCTTATAACAAGATCTTGAATTTGGAAGGGCTTCATAGACCTCTTCTCGCCGTGcag CTCACAAAGCTCAAGGACGGGCTCTCCATGGGATTAGCATTTAATCATGCTGTGCTGGATGGTACTTCCACGTGGCACTTCATGACCTCGTGGGCCCAGGTCTGCAGTGGGGCCACCGCCATTGCAGTCCCACCTTTCCTCGATCGTACCAAGGCTCGTAACACACGTGTCAAGCTCAACCTCTCGAAGCCATCAGACGCACCCGAGCATGCCAAGTCAGCAACCAATGGTGATGTTTCAGCCAGCGTGGACCCACCTCTTCGCGAGAGGGTGTTCAAGTTCTCCGAGTCAGCAATTGACCAGATCAAATCAAAGGTCAATGCCAACCCGCCAGAAGGCTCGCTTACTCAATTCTCCACGTTCCAGTCGCTCTCAGCACACGTGTGGCTCGCTGTCACACGTGCTCGCGAGCTCAAGCCGGAGGACTACACAGTCTACACTGTCTTCGCTGATTGCAGGAAAAGAGTAGACCCTCCAATGCCTGAGAGTTACTTTGGAAACCTAATCCAGGCTATTTTCACAGTGACTGCAGCAGGATTATTGATGGCACATCCTATTGAGTTTGCAGCAGGGATGATACAACAAGCAATAGTGAAGCATGATGCGCGGGCAATTGAGGAAAGGAACAAGGAGTGGGAGAGTAACCCGAAGATATTTCAGTACAAGGATGCTGGAGTGAACTGTGTGGCTGTTGGAAGCTCGCCGAGGTTTAAGGTTTATGAGGTGGATTTTGGATGGGGAAAGCCGGAGATTGTGAGGAGTGGATCGAACAATAGGTTTGATGGGATGGTGTATTTGTATCCAgagaaaaatggaggaaaaggTATTGATGTGGAGATTAGCTTGGAAGCAAATGCTATGGAGAGGTTGGAGAAGGACAGAGAGTTCCTTATGGAAGCTTAA